The Candidatus Rhabdochlamydia sp. T3358 genome includes a region encoding these proteins:
- a CDS encoding EscJ/YscJ/HrcJ family type III secretion inner membrane ring protein, with protein MIIINDVDEREANEIIVFLASRGISSEKMQAVSTGASATGNEAVKWSITVDGAHSTKAMAILNQNGLPRKKGTSLLDLFAKAGLMSSEKEETIRYQAGLAEQIANMIRKIDGVLDADVQISFPSTEASSMAYGSQQEKLKKITAAVYVKHQGIFDDPNAHLSSKIKRLVSGSVTGLDLNDVTVISDRARFIDVSLTPMSESLEGAGNEYVSIWSIILNKHSASRFRIVFFLLMFCLFIFALLIGWMIWKFYPFLKEKGNWRNLLKIAPFKEKEGKMKPPESES; from the coding sequence ATGATCATCATAAATGATGTCGATGAAAGAGAGGCAAATGAGATCATTGTCTTTCTAGCAAGTAGAGGGATCTCTTCAGAGAAAATGCAAGCTGTAAGTACAGGAGCTAGTGCAACAGGAAATGAAGCCGTAAAATGGAGCATCACAGTTGATGGAGCCCATTCTACAAAAGCCATGGCTATTTTAAATCAAAATGGATTGCCTCGTAAAAAAGGAACAAGCTTACTAGACCTTTTTGCAAAAGCGGGTTTGATGTCTTCAGAAAAAGAAGAAACCATTCGTTATCAAGCAGGGCTTGCTGAGCAAATCGCTAACATGATCCGTAAAATCGACGGTGTGCTAGATGCAGATGTACAAATCTCTTTTCCCTCTACTGAAGCTTCTTCTATGGCTTATGGATCACAACAAGAGAAATTGAAAAAAATTACAGCAGCCGTCTATGTAAAGCATCAAGGAATATTCGATGACCCTAATGCTCATCTCTCTTCTAAAATTAAACGCCTTGTATCTGGTAGCGTAACAGGCCTTGATCTCAATGATGTCACAGTTATTTCAGATCGTGCGCGTTTTATTGATGTCTCATTAACTCCCATGAGCGAGTCTTTAGAAGGGGCTGGAAATGAATATGTGAGCATTTGGTCAATTATATTAAATAAACACTCAGCTTCCCGTTTCCGTATTGTCTTTTTTCTTCTGATGTTTTGCTTATTTATATTTGCTTTGCTTATCGGTTGGATGATTTGGAAGTTCTATCCCTTCCTTAAAGAAAAAGGAAATTGGAGAAATCTGCTTAAAATCGCTCCCTTTAAAGAAAAAGAAGGAAAGATGAAGCCTCCTGAGAGTGAGAGTTAA
- a CDS encoding glycosyltransferase family 2 protein, whose translation MPSAYLPKIFIIIVNWNGRQDTLICLSSLESLDYSNYQVIIVDNGSKDDSISAIKLQFPNHVLLENQTNLGFTGGNNIGIQYALNYKADFVLLLNNDTKVSSDLLKHFMLGFQQFPKAGVLGAKICLMQNEGKLDHFGGTWNQKKGVFDLIGLHALDENWDTAFCIDYVCGAAMMIKKEVFEQIGLLESRFFLIWEESDFCMRAKRKGFQIISYPSAKIWHKVSASFTGKTHSTYFWWRNRLLWIERNCAFKHLLSIYTRVLIPETLHLIKIYLLKSIQYTCFKPFYAKAEQERKRHKLFTYKAALRGIKDYLLRRFGPGPDCY comes from the coding sequence ATGCCCTCAGCCTATCTTCCTAAGATTTTTATTATTATTGTAAATTGGAATGGGAGGCAAGATACTCTAATCTGCCTAAGTTCTCTAGAGTCATTGGACTATTCTAACTATCAAGTAATCATTGTTGATAATGGATCAAAGGATGATTCTATTTCTGCTATAAAGCTTCAGTTCCCTAATCACGTACTGCTAGAAAATCAAACCAACTTAGGATTCACAGGTGGTAATAATATAGGAATCCAATACGCTTTAAATTACAAAGCCGACTTTGTTTTGCTGCTAAACAATGATACCAAGGTTTCTTCTGATTTATTAAAGCACTTCATGCTAGGATTTCAACAATTCCCTAAGGCAGGAGTTCTTGGAGCTAAAATTTGCCTGATGCAGAACGAGGGAAAATTAGATCATTTCGGAGGAACTTGGAATCAAAAAAAAGGAGTTTTTGATTTAATCGGATTACACGCATTAGATGAGAATTGGGACACCGCCTTCTGTATTGATTATGTTTGTGGGGCTGCTATGATGATCAAAAAAGAAGTTTTCGAACAAATAGGTCTCTTGGAATCTCGCTTTTTTTTGATTTGGGAAGAATCCGATTTTTGTATGCGTGCCAAACGCAAAGGATTTCAAATTATTAGTTATCCCTCTGCAAAAATTTGGCATAAAGTTTCTGCTTCTTTTACAGGTAAAACACATAGCACCTATTTTTGGTGGCGCAATCGTCTTCTTTGGATCGAGCGTAACTGTGCTTTTAAGCACCTTTTAAGCATCTATACACGAGTATTAATTCCCGAGACCCTTCATCTGATAAAAATCTATTTGCTGAAATCTATACAGTATACTTGTTTTAAACCTTTTTACGCTAAAGCTGAACAAGAAAGAAAAAGACATAAACTTTTTACCTATAAAGCAGCTCTACGAGGTATAAAAGACTATCTCCTTCGTCGCTTTGGGCCCGGGCCTGATTGCTACTAA
- the pyrF gene encoding orotidine-5'-phosphate decarboxylase: protein MTRKYSYEQRIAFCPNPVAKKLFSICQEKQSNLCVAADFTSSDALIAFTELIGPEICMLKTHIDILNDFHPNTTKKLQELSHKENFTIFEDRKFADIGNTVQLQYQGGPFKMVEWADLINAHSVAGPGIIAALKNIGLISNRALLLLAEMSSSGTLAKEEYVEATLKMAEQHEDFVIGFICLKKISNNPKWIHFTPGIQFANDKDGLGQTYQTPDAAIKAGSDIIIVGRGIYQAENPKQAASEYRKAGWSSYALSLSS from the coding sequence ATGACAAGAAAATATAGTTATGAACAAAGAATAGCATTTTGTCCTAATCCAGTTGCAAAAAAACTATTTAGCATCTGTCAAGAAAAACAAAGCAATCTCTGCGTTGCAGCTGATTTTACCTCATCTGATGCCTTAATTGCTTTTACAGAGTTGATAGGACCTGAAATCTGCATGTTAAAAACACACATAGACATTCTCAACGATTTTCATCCAAATACTACAAAAAAGCTCCAAGAGCTTAGTCATAAAGAGAACTTTACGATTTTTGAAGATCGTAAATTTGCGGACATTGGAAATACCGTACAATTACAATATCAGGGAGGCCCTTTTAAAATGGTTGAATGGGCTGATTTGATCAATGCACATAGTGTTGCAGGGCCTGGTATTATCGCAGCTCTTAAAAATATAGGTCTTATCTCTAACAGAGCATTGCTTCTATTAGCAGAGATGAGCTCTTCTGGAACCCTTGCTAAAGAAGAATATGTAGAAGCTACGCTAAAAATGGCTGAACAACATGAGGATTTTGTGATTGGTTTCATTTGTTTAAAAAAAATTTCTAACAACCCAAAATGGATTCACTTTACACCTGGTATTCAGTTTGCTAATGATAAAGACGGTTTAGGACAGACATACCAAACCCCAGACGCAGCCATCAAAGCAGGAAGTGATATAATCATTGTGGGTCGAGGAATCTATCAAGCAGAAAACCCAAAACAAGCAGCGAGTGAATATCGCAAAGCCGGATGGTCCTCTTATGCCCTCAGCCTATCTTCCTAA
- a CDS encoding orotate phosphoribosyltransferase: protein MIQLQTKKMILDLFSIGSIQFGHFVLKSGITSPIYIDLRRIISFPKMVKEIRDALWQLASDLEFSLICGVPYTALPLATAISLKYNIPMLMRRKEIKEYGTKSIIEGIFSKEQLCLVIEDVITTGKSILETVIPLQNLGVIVKNICVVLNREQSDVKALQKNGLSVHSLISIYEALEVLYEEKKIEENIFQNVTCFLKTYDKKI, encoded by the coding sequence ATGATCCAATTACAAACTAAAAAAATGATTCTTGATCTTTTCAGCATAGGATCGATTCAATTTGGCCATTTTGTTTTAAAGAGTGGTATTACTTCTCCGATTTACATCGATTTAAGACGGATTATTTCTTTTCCAAAGATGGTAAAAGAAATCCGCGATGCCCTCTGGCAACTTGCGTCTGATTTAGAATTTAGTTTGATTTGTGGAGTGCCTTATACTGCTCTTCCTCTTGCGACAGCTATCTCTTTAAAATATAATATTCCCATGCTGATGCGCCGTAAGGAGATTAAGGAATATGGAACAAAATCTATTATTGAGGGAATATTTAGTAAAGAGCAGCTTTGTTTAGTCATTGAAGATGTGATTACTACAGGTAAAAGCATTCTTGAAACAGTTATTCCCCTACAAAATCTAGGAGTCATTGTTAAGAATATTTGTGTTGTGCTCAACCGCGAGCAATCAGATGTAAAAGCCCTGCAAAAAAATGGGCTTTCTGTTCACAGCTTAATCAGTATTTATGAAGCCTTGGAAGTATTATATGAAGAGAAAAAAATCGAAGAAAATATATTTCAAAATGTTACTTGTTTTTTAAAAACCTATGACAAGAAAATATAG
- a CDS encoding tRNA-dihydrouridine synthase has product MPATKLPNWYPDHAPIYDMKKSYLENAEEGPFFDGAIPKRNLSSREAMLNFLGFPVASCIGVAAGPLLNSKWISLAAKLGYDIPVYKTIRSKEYAAHPMPNIIYVDTNGPIHANDPKYSVKQVPFLPKQIEDLAITNSFGMPSRSPAFLLEDIPRANAYLQEGQVMVVSIVGSFQKERSFIEDFVAVATLAKAAGAKIIEANFSCPNVKTKEGAIYMSPSAVAEIGKALVKAVHPIPLIIKVGVFPSKQLLQEVLITAAQNGIQAISGINSVSSKVVDSAGNSPLGPDRPTSGICGGPILSTAVRFITQAHEIIQKEKLDLTLIGVGGISLPEHFSVFFKAKAHAAMTATGMMWDPYLAAKYHTKEQR; this is encoded by the coding sequence ATGCCTGCCACTAAATTACCTAATTGGTATCCAGATCACGCCCCTATTTACGATATGAAAAAAAGTTATCTAGAAAATGCAGAAGAGGGCCCTTTCTTTGATGGAGCAATTCCCAAAAGAAACCTTTCTTCTAGAGAAGCAATGCTTAATTTTTTGGGATTCCCAGTAGCCTCTTGTATTGGTGTAGCAGCTGGGCCTTTATTAAACTCTAAATGGATTTCACTAGCAGCTAAATTGGGATATGATATCCCTGTATATAAAACCATTCGCAGCAAAGAATATGCAGCTCATCCTATGCCAAATATTATTTATGTTGATACAAATGGCCCTATACATGCAAATGACCCCAAATATAGTGTTAAACAAGTCCCTTTTCTACCTAAGCAAATAGAGGATCTAGCGATTACAAACTCTTTTGGCATGCCTTCTAGATCACCTGCTTTTTTATTAGAGGATATCCCTCGTGCAAATGCTTATCTACAAGAAGGACAGGTTATGGTTGTTTCTATAGTAGGTTCTTTTCAAAAAGAGCGTTCCTTTATAGAAGATTTTGTAGCTGTTGCTACCTTAGCTAAAGCAGCAGGTGCTAAGATTATCGAAGCGAATTTCTCTTGTCCTAATGTAAAGACAAAAGAAGGAGCTATCTATATGTCCCCTTCTGCTGTTGCAGAAATCGGAAAGGCACTTGTTAAAGCTGTTCATCCTATTCCTTTAATCATTAAAGTGGGTGTTTTTCCTTCTAAACAACTATTACAAGAAGTATTAATCACAGCTGCTCAAAATGGAATACAAGCCATTTCTGGGATTAACTCAGTTAGCTCTAAAGTAGTTGATTCTGCTGGGAATTCTCCTTTAGGACCTGATAGACCAACAAGTGGTATTTGCGGAGGACCTATTCTCTCCACTGCAGTGCGATTTATTACACAAGCCCATGAAATTATCCAAAAAGAAAAGCTCGACCTTACCTTAATCGGAGTAGGAGGTATTTCCCTGCCAGAGCATTTTTCTGTTTTTTTTAAAGCAAAAGCTCATGCCGCAATGACCGCAACAGGTATGATGTGGGATCCTTATTTAGCAGCAAAATACCATACAAAAGAGCAAAGATGA